A genomic region of Xiphophorus couchianus chromosome 18, X_couchianus-1.0, whole genome shotgun sequence contains the following coding sequences:
- the slc19a3a gene encoding thiamine transporter 1, translating into MESVKRLSSDWRYPTTLLCVYGFFSTVKPLEPFLIPFLTGPDKNLTTEQVNNQIFPVWTYSYLSVLVPVFLLTDWLRYKPVVVFQCVMLFITTALLRWTESVPAMQAMQFCYGVVTASDVAYFSYIYSVVDLKRYRKATSYSRSVQLLGYTVGSVLGQLLVSFNLMSYNNILVFTLVLTAIALVASCLLPMPQRSMFFHRKHSGQRASEEGAKRHRGGSEDEEHDSQTSNTSLGDRGDKKGQGVKEDEDSEEIKGAASCSQVVLQLWRDFRQCYSSRQLLYWSVWWAMATCGYNQTVNYVQVLWEHVQPSQNFSIYNGGVEAASNLLSAATAYGIGFTEVRWEQWGELALGGFSGLGAAALFLMTFTGNIWVCYTTYTIFKCLYMLLITIAMYQIAADLSMERYALVFGANNFGALLLQTIITSVVVDSGALGLPIIPQFIIYASYFSAISVVFLLRGIFSVSKAQRIKKEQSSLNGKQSEICEEHKF; encoded by the exons ATGGAGAGTGTGAAAAGACTGAGCTCAGACTGGAGATATCCCACCACTTTGCTGTGTGTCTATGGATTCTTTAGCACAGTGAAGCCACTGGAGCCTTTCCTCATACCGTTCCTGACAGGACCAGACAAGAATCTGACCACTGAACAG GTCAACAATCAGATTTTTCCTGTGTGGACATACTCCTACCTGTCCGTGCTGGTGCCGGTCTTCCTGCTCACGGATTGGCTGCGTTACAAACCTGTGGTGGTCTTCCAGTGTGTAATGCTCTTTATCACCACTGCTCTGCTGAGGTGGACAGAGAGCGTGCCAGCCATGCAGGCCATGCAGTTCTGCTACGGGGTGGTCACAGCCAGCGATGTGGCCTATTTCTCCTATATCTACAG tGTTGTAGATCTAAAAAGATACCGTAAGGCCACGTCTTACAGCCGCAGCGTCCAGCTCCTCGGATACACCGTGGGCTCGGTGCTGGGTCAGCTGCTCGTCAGCTTCAACCTCATGTCCTACAACAACATCCTCGTGTTCACTTTGGTACTCACAGCCATCGCACTCGTTGCCTCCTGCCTGCTGCCCATGCCACAGAGAAGCATGTTCTTCCACAGAAAACATTCTGGACAGAGAGCGTCAGAGGAAGGCGCAAAGAGGCACAGAGGTGGATCTGAGGATGAAGAACACGACTCACAAACATCAAATACATCCCTGGGAGACAGAGGAGATAAGAAGGGACAGGGGGTTAAGGAGGATGAGGATTCGGAGGAGATAAAAGGGGCAGCATCCTGCAGCCAGGTCGTTCTGCAGCTATGGAGAGATTTCCGCCAGTGTTATTCCTCCAGACAGCTGTTGTACTGGTCAGTGTGGTGGGCGATGGCCACATGTGGCTATAACCAGACTGTCAACTATGTACAG GTGCTGTGGGAGCATGTGCAGCCCTCTCAGAACTTCAGCATTTACAATGGAGGTGTGGAGGCAGCATCAAACTTGTTAA GTGCAGCAACTGCCTATGGCATAGGCTTCACAGAGGTGAGGTGGGAGCAGTGGGGGGAGCTGGCCCTGGGTGGCTTCTCAGGACTGGGAGCTGCTGCATTATTTCTCATGACTTTCACTGGAAACATCTGGGTCTGCTACACCACCTACACCATCTTCAAGTGCCTTTACATGCTGCTGATAACAATAGCCAT GTATCAAATTGCAGCCGACCTGTCGATGGAAAGGTACGCTCTGGTGTTTGGGGCCAACAACTTTGGAGCTCTGCTTCTGCAGACAATCATCACTTCTGTTGTGGTTGACAGTGGAGCGCTAGGCCTTCCTATCATTCCTCAG ttcATCATTTATGCCAGCTACTTCTCAGCCATCTCTGTGGTTTTTTTGCTTCGGGGAATATTTAGCGTCTCTAAAGCACAGagaataaaaaaggaacaatCATCTTTAAATGGAAAGCAATCTGAAATCTGTGAGGAACATAAGTTCTGA